tttttgatgcagtactgcttagtatttgacgcttattaatatttttaatatgccgtactgcttagtatttgacgcgtattaatatttttaatatgccgtactgcttagtatttgacgcgtattaatatttttaatatgccgtactgcttaatATTTggcgcgtattaatatttttatatgccgtactgcttaatATTTGACgcatctaaacattttttatatgccgtactgcttaatATTTGACgcatctaaacattttttatatgccgtagtgcttagtatttgacgcgtctaaacattttttatatgccgtagtGCTTAGTATtagacgcgtctaaacattttttatatgccgtactccTTAGTATtagacgcgtctaaacattttttatatgccgtactatttagtatttgacgcgtcataatgtttttaatatgccgtactgcttagtatttgacgcgtcataaaaaaaattatatgccgtactgttagtatttgacgcgtctaaacatttttttaggcacCAGAGATGTCCGGTGCAGTGAAGTctgttttttactacggttcTGGTATTGTCTTAAcaaccgagcacggagctgatctgagtcagtttaagtatgtggagttggatctaacggcccctcaaacatggacgtttagtcagttgcaggaatggttggtaggatgtttagcgctcgatcctgaaacatacaccgtccgtgtgcaatcattgtggaccaagtcaagttcaaatattttctgggttttgaggccgatagaccggacatcaaagtgggtgcgctggttagaaagttgcgagaaaaagggaactacacctgttgccttaatccaggttgtcgctcatgagaccaatccagctgaaggcgagggtgaatcaagttatgacttgtccaatgcaaactctgtgtcgaatgctggaggtggtggttatgaatcaggccagagcttcggggcagtaggagaggatgagtacactggcgaggcaaatgcggacgaagaagatggtcacttgcagaaccagatggaggatgaagatacagatggtcgtagttcttatgacgatgagtctcatgagtcggacgaagaggaggtgccgattcttgcatcatggaatcaacacttctcttcagctatgaccgtgaacgatgggcacgactctgcatggcaatatcatcagaacaacattgcgaagggtgccagatttcctgacaagaaacatctgcagtATGCGATAATTGCTTGGGTaatgtccacgcaaagggttttcaaaacaacagtctcttcacaaaaatatcttacaatggagtgcgaacaaataggttgtcccgggagggtgcatggctatgttcctaagtatgacacagattgggttgtgagtgacttggtgttgcacaaCTTAAAATAAGATAGCCTAACTCTAGCCCTACGAAGATGAAGTGCTCTTGCCCTTagacgatgatgtgctctttcccttcgacggtgcagtactcttccccttggacgatgaagaactcttacccgttttgcttggcatgaagatatcttcatcggacgatgatgtactcttccccttggacgatgatgtgctctttcgcttcgatggtgcagtactcttccccttggaagatgaagaactcttacccgttttgcttggcatgaagatacCTTCATCGgattcctcctcttcaacccataacaatggatgtTTTCTAGCCCATTGTAGGTATGACTCACTCTTACCTTCACTGTGCTTCTTCCACCTTTCGTGCAACCTTAGCAGTTTTTGTCGTATCTCTGCAGAAGTCCTCAATGGGAAATTGCACCTATATAATTGGTGGCCCGGCTCAGTTAGTAGGGTGTCACTACTAATGAGTTCGTCCCATGGAACTATCCTATTGTCTACCTTGAAATCACTGGCTAACCACAACAGCTCACGTGACATACCTGACCAAAATCTACGATCATCTGGGAAGCCGGACGACATCTTCCCAGACGAAATGGTGAGCCTACACTTCAATACCatggacggtcttttatagttacagaagatacaaatagacgggaaacggtggcgggaaaaaaggcgggaaacggtggcgggaaaaggaggcgggaaacgctGGTGGGAAAACGAGGCAGGAAACGCTggcgggaaaaggaggcgggaaacggtggcgggagaatgagtttgagagtctataaatacctcatctccggtagtcatccaagcattcttcccactactgttttttccaatattccaatgtcccccaatgagtttgccttgctccgaccagggcgagaggctgaggaggatgaaagatgcgatgttgcctcggggggtggaacatctcaggtgttggtgcggcaatctatgcaaggtgaaggaggtgacagatttttcagataagctgggcatgaggtttttcatgtgcgcgaactatgagtatgaaccacctgtcccggtttcgccgtacgacaagcctccggtaagcacatttaggtgttttaaaacatgttttctgtgtcATATCAGATTTGTAACAATAGgcttttttgtagtctcctccacccctatgcatgtggtatcgttggattgacacggagatgccggattgggcggtggaagagatcaaaacaaggtcccgaaatgcatgacagcgtttccacgcggaggagcgtgcggaaaaaactgcagcccaggagaaagaggagcaagagagagagatgaaagagcatagggaggaacaacgtcgttggattgacgaagcactaaggaaaaacagggagaaagcgtttgagatgcaagaggaggaacgaaggcgcaaggatgctcgtgaggcagaaagggagagacaaagagaaagggccgccgtggcaaaggctgcagaagaacgtggcgatacgagcggaaaatggcctaagtggactaagtagtgcttgtgtttcaaatgtatttgctatctttaattatgtccaattgCGGTACCAATGTTtgttaatttagtcgtgcCTTAGTTCCGTAACCatcacattatcgatgtatgttaatttgtccaaatttatccaaatgtcaagtctttcagttcaaacaaaccgcaaagaatcgacacaaaaattgtccagcaaaatatcgatgtatgttactctttatccaagttgtcaagtcttttagttcaaaaaaccgcaaggattcgagacaaaaaatgggcctcggccgtgtatgcgttgatcatgcaacGAACTAGCGGGGAAGCCTAATTACTTCCAATCGGATTCGGCGTGTTAtttttatccaagttgtcgagtcttttagttcaaaacaCCGCGAGGAtccgaaacaaaaaatgggCCTAGTTACTTCGAATCGGCCGGATCCGGAAAaaatcggcctggcccaaacaGACTgaatccagtcggcctggccgaaactGACcgggccagtcggcctgggctaAGCCAACTGGGCTTCAGTCGGCcggggccaggccgactgcctcGTGGGGGCCTCGCGGGCTGAGCAAGCAGCatgcagtcggcctggccagGGCCAACTaggcctaatcggcttgggccaggccgactgggcccaatcGGCTTCGCCTAGGCCGAGGCCgcattatttttgaaatttttgaaaaacgcgtattatttttgaaaatgattaaaaaatcatattattttaaaaaaattagcctaGTTTGCAATCTACTTCTAAggtctactttttttttagaacacagtacaaacgcagacaCTCACAACAGGTGCAAACATTCACCCCTATGaacacacacatgcacactctacccctatgagcacctccgaaagacCGAGCCGACAgttcttgagagattgacgaagtcacccctagcgcctcgctgttgacgggtacgtcacttatcactgaaagaatagcgccggttaaatcctgaaataattcagaaaaatgtgacacccatgtcaagtctaTGACTTTTTAACCTGagtgggctggttccaccacaaggaaccagaccacctgagtTAGGGTCAATTCACCTTCTAAGGTCTACTTGATTCAAATGGTTTTCAAAAGATTTTTGGAGGATTCTGATCTTCTGGATTTCCCCCCTACATGGATTGTTTAATTCATAGGACTGCAAGCCATATGAACTTTTCCTTAGACTTTATTTATACTActttcgtttcataattcttgtcgaaatcttacatgtatctagacactttttaggaatagatacatccatctttgggcaaatttgagacaagaattatgaaacgtaGGGAGTACTACATACCCTATAAAGTTTtccatccactccaacctGTCGGAAAAAATCCTAGTCATTCTGTGCACCATCAAACACCTTTTGAATCTTGTAATACTCAAGATGATATGCTACTTTGTCCTGCATTTTTCATATTCCCTGCAATTTGAGAATCCTGCAAATCAACCTCACCGAGTTCTGAGTTCAAAACTTCAAATTCAGACTTGAACTACGCAACGAAGCCTGCACGAGAAATTTAGTAGAAACCGAGGGGCTGGCATGCAAAATTCACAAATTTGTTTCCCTTCCTGCCCTTCCCTTACCTCTCGTTCTCCGCCTCCGGAGGAGACCAGCTCTGCGCCCGCCGGAGAAGTAGCAGCAGCTAGCCAAGCCCTCTCTCTCACCCCAGCAGCGGCCCTCTCAAACGGCACTcccccccttctcttctcccgCTTCAGGGCAAGCTGCGTTCCCCCGCCTGCCAAAACCCCGGGCCTGATCCCATGGCGTCGGAGATCGAGGTGCTCGaggacaccaccaccgccactaccaccgtctccgtcgccgtggattcggcggcggtggcggagaaAGGAGCGGTGCCTTCAAAGGAGGACGAGCCGCTGAAGGACGACGTGtacacggcggcggcgtacgGCGATCTGGAGAAGCTGCAGCGGTTGGTGGAAGCGGAGGGCCGGCCGGTCGCGGAGCCCGACGGGCTCGGCTACCACGCGCTCCAGTGGGCCGCCCTCAACAACCGCGTCGCGGCCGCGCAGTACATCCTCGAGGTGTTCTTCCCCCCAACTCGCGGTTTGGTTTTTTAAGCTTTATTTAAATTGTGCAGTGCAGCCGTGCTGGTCGTCGTTTTGCTGTAGCGTAGCCGTGTAGCAGAGCTTGTGAGCTTGCTTAGTGTTCGTTACTACGCTCCTTTGGTGGCTGTCGATGGCCGTCTATGGACGCTGTCCCACGGTTTGTGGACAATTACGCGGCTGCAAACTGCGAACTGAATGCTTGCCATATAGACTTGGAAAGGGAGGTGTGTTTGAACTTGGAATGTCCTCGTGGGAGTTTTTTCAGTTGTTCATGCTGACAGTACTTTCAGTTACAAACGTTGAGACATATATATGTTTGCACCGATTTATGTTGTCATGGCCAGTAGTTGGTAGGTTAGACAGCCATGGTAAAACAATGGTATACTAAATGTCTATCTTGATATCGTAATGTTAGTCaatgcatttttgttttcggGTTGTTGTAGTTGAGACGTATATGACTGGTTTTGCTTGGTGGTTTGGCCTGATGTCAACGCTTTGTTTGGCTGGGTGATGATTTTGTGATGTTTGGGCAGCATGGTGCAGATGTAAACGCTGTGGATCACACTGGGCAGACAGCACTTCACTGGAGTTCTGTACGTGGCCATATACAAGTTGCTGAGCTGCTTCTGAAAGAAGGAGCTAAGGTGGATGCTGCTGATTTATATGGCTATCAGGTTTGCTTACTGGCTTCTCTTCTGCATCTGTGGCACCTGTTTCGCCTTTGTGTTTGCTTTTGGGTGTCCGTTGTTGGATCacaactatgttttgctagaTAATTGTCTACAAAATTGATCTATTACattagacaaaaaaaaagcttaaTTTGGCCATATCTTTTTTCTGCATAAAATGGCAGTCAAGAATCGATGACATTCACGTGTGACATCAAATTTGTTCCAACTCATTAAATCAATTTACTTCTGTTTGCAGTCCACACATGTTGCAGCACAGTACGGTCAGACATCATTTATTTATCACGTTGTTGCAAAATGGAATGCCGACCCAGATGTCCCTGACAACGATGGAAGAAGCCCATTGCACTGGTTTGTACCTTGTGCTCTTGTGCTGACCATTAGCCTACTGATAATTTCTGCTGGTGCATTATGTAATTTATGGCCGCACGGAACTTCGGCAGCTCCTTTTACATTTACATTTACATTTACACCTCTCTTTCTTTATGTATACCTGTTTACCTTGTAGGGCTGCTTACAAGGGATTTGCAGATTCTATACGTCTCCTTTTGTATTTGGATGCTTATAGGGTGCGAGAGGATAAGGAAGGCATGTGCAAATTTATTCGCTACTCTTAATGCAAATTTGCATGTGCACAGAACATTATGTTGGTTCACTTTGAAGCTTGAGATTTATTTCTTCATTACAAATGATGCCCTAGGTTGTACTCCTTTACATTGGGCTGCTATCCGGGGGAATATGGAGGCATGCACTGTGCTTGTTCAGGCTGGCAAAAAGGATGACTTGATGGTGAAAGACAAAACTGGTTTAACTCCAGCACAACTTGCTGCTGATAAAAATCATCGGCAAGTTGCATTCTTTCTCGTGAGTCACATATACTATGCCATTTCTGTTCTGTAGTCTACTTGAGCTCTTTGTTTGCTGCACCTCAAAGTCTCAGCACACTAACAAGTTCATCTAATAGGGATTCTGCCTAGTCACTTGTTACAATTTGTGTAAAGGTATAGCAGTAAGCAAATCATCattgtagatttttttatgtCTGCTCTCTAATAATTTAAAACTGACTAGGTAAATGCACGTTAAATGCGTTTTTGCCCTTATGTTCCCAAAATTTGTGCTGAATAacaattatctcaaaatatacATCAATTGAGTCAAAAGATTGTGATACTCATATCTACCATATTGAATAGGTGCACTTACGTTCATTTTCTAGCAATATAGAGAATAGCTTTAATGGAGTGAACGGACGACcaccagctcacactttataaGTAAAGATATGGAAGAACCGTGTTTCATGAGGAAAATCTGGCTGGAACTtgattttcttgtttctttttggaaagaaaCAGAGACTTGATTTGCTTATTTCCTCACAGGACAATGCTAGAAGGGTACATGACAGAGGATGTAATGGGAATGCGACTTTTGCAAAGCTATCAAAATTAGGGCTTGCTCCTCTTCTTTGGTGTATTGCTATTGTCTTGCTTGCTACATATATACACTCTGTTATAGCAGGTAAGTAGCACTTTTAATGTCTTTTCACTTGTCTGCTCTTCTGTGGTGGGCTGcttactatatttccttcttttcaGGACAATATATCATGGACATGACAGCACCATTTGCGCTGTTTGCATGGTCAGGAGTCTTCCTTGCAACAGCTGGGTTGATCATGTTCTATAGATGCAGCAGGTAttggcagaaaaaaaaatcatttggtTAATACTTATGAAAAAATTGGAAAGCAAACAAAGGGAAAGGACATATTGAGCATTGAACACCATGGTGATATGGAATTGGCTTTTACTTTCTGCAGGAAAGATCCTGGTTACATCAGTGCGAATATAAGAGACTCACAGAATCAAAGGGATGATGTAAGTTTGAAAGATGAACAgagttaattttgttttgtggaaccacctttatctttttttcctATTATAATTAGTGGGTTTCCAATTTAAGTTTTAAGCACAATCCAAAATAAATGCGATCCTGAGCATTTGTGTGTTTAGGAACCTTTGCTGAAGATGGAGTTAGATAATCCTGCACTTCTGACTGGTAACTGGTCACAGCTTTGTATAACCTG
This is a stretch of genomic DNA from Brachypodium distachyon strain Bd21 chromosome 1, Brachypodium_distachyon_v3.0, whole genome shotgun sequence. It encodes these proteins:
- the LOC100832843 gene encoding protein S-acyltransferase 24, which translates into the protein MASEIEVLEDTTTATTTVSVAVDSAAVAEKGAVPSKEDEPLKDDVYTAAAYGDLEKLQRLVEAEGRPVAEPDGLGYHALQWAALNNRVAAAQYILEHGADVNAVDHTGQTALHWSSVRGHIQVAELLLKEGAKVDAADLYGYQSTHVAAQYGQTSFIYHVVAKWNADPDVPDNDGRSPLHWAAYKGFADSIRLLLYLDAYRVREDKEGCTPLHWAAIRGNMEACTVLVQAGKKDDLMVKDKTGLTPAQLAADKNHRQVAFFLDNARRVHDRGCNGNATFAKLSKLGLAPLLWCIAIVLLATYIHSVIAGQYIMDMTAPFALFAWSGVFLATAGLIMFYRCSRKDPGYISANIRDSQNQRDDEPLLKMELDNPALLTGNWSQLCITCKIVRPVRSKHCSTCDRCVEQFDHHCPWVSNCIGKKNKWDFFMFITLEVFAMIITGSAAIIRTVRDPASPASFGAWLGYSAVHHPGAVSFFFMDLFLFCGVAGLTVVQASQIARNITTNEMVNSMRYSYLRGPGGRFRNPFDHGVRKNCADFLLNGYNEDVERLEHTSHTDEEIGMIQMTSAVSQNGEGSSHHGNGTDHACVDSHASSNSHSQVSSSQCCDHSKKNDRTPFGLGLGLGRNSASRQYVRSLLPL